The genomic window CAGTTCATTTACAGTCTGGGCCGTAGAGTCGATAGGCCCATTGGGCGCTGTGGTCTACGTAGGTTTTCTCTTCGATCTTTCCTTCCCGCACGCAGCTTTCGATtccctccacccgccgccgccggagacgccacgccctccgccgccgtcgacctgcCGGAGGCACGCAGAAAACAGAGGGGAAGAGATGTGGTACCTTTGCGTCTTCTACCACAGGCTCCTCGACTACCGGCGGCCGGAAGTGCAGTCGCTCGCCGAGCTCTTCGGCGGCCCCGGCGCCGGGGCCGCTGTAGAGTGGCGTATGCCCGAGAATCACCACGAAGACTCCCCCTTCCACCTCGTTCGCCTCCCCGGCGGCGAGCGCGTTGCCGCGCAGACCGCCAACCGCAGTAAGCGAGCAGCCCTCGTCATCGTTTATTGATTTCTGGCACCATGCCTGCAACCTGCATGATATGCGTCGCTGCCGAGCTTCTCGCGTTTATCCCGGACATCGCATGTGCCAGGCCTGCTCGTGAAGGGGATCTATGAGCTGTGGGGGCAGGGTGCCACCTACGACGAACTGGAGGAGGCGATACGGGCGTACCCCGACGAAAGGAAGCTGCCGTACCTGACGCCGGAAAGCTCGTTCAAGATTGTCGTCGACAGCTTCGGCAAGGCGGTCAGCTTCGAAGAACAGAATGCGATTATAAAGAGGTTCACTTACATTCCATTCGAGGTTACTGCCACAATTTTTCTACCTTGTGCTATTAATTTCAAGGCATTTGTGAATGCCAATTGTTCTTTCCTTTATGATCGGTGATGTTCCTCTTGTTTAGGGCCGTGTTAATTTGAAGAAGCCCGATCACAAGTTCTTTGTCTTGGAGACCGATGATTATGGGCCACAAAATGGCCTGCCACCAGTTGCTCAGAAGACGGTATTCTTTGGCCGGCTGGTTGGAGCAGCAGATAGGCATGTAGTGCCGACATATGAGTTGAAGAGCAGGAAGTACATTGGTCCGACTGCGATGGACTGTGAAATGGCGTTTCTCATGGCCAACCAAGGGCTCGCACGGCCTGGGAAACTTGTGTATGACCCTTTTGTTGGCACCGGGAGCATTTTAGTGGCTGCTGCACATTTTGGAGCCATGACTATGGTTTGTGCTTATCGCAGAAATAAATACACCGCTCTCCTTTTTGTCAGGCAATGTCATGCTTATTAAGTTCTTTCAGGGTGCAGATATTGATATAAGAGTTGTGCGGGATGGACGTGGCCCTCATTGCAATATTTGGAGCAACTTTGAGCAGGTAATCATAGTTCAGAGAAGCTTCTTGCATGCCTGCCATGAGACTGTTCTGAATCATCATTATTAGTATCTTGAAGTAGTGATGACATCTTCTTGCATGTTTCATATAATGTGCTGACCATATTATCTTATTTAGTACAAGTTGCCAGAGCCTTTGTGTGTGCTACGAGCTGATAACAACCTACCACCTTGGCGTCCAGGATTGAAGGAGGTACTATGCTGCATTTTCTATTGTTTATGCAATGTTTCAGTGCATCACTATCGCAGCTTTGGAATTGTTCATTGCTGACTGATTGGAAGTGAGGAAAAGTATCAGCAACTACGTCCCTTGTGCACAAATTAATGCCACCGAATGTTGTAGTTGTGCTTGAAGTCTTCCATGGATGCACATGACATGATACTCACAGTCACATAGTTGAATGCTTATATGACCTTCATGTGGTTTGTCTAGCCATCTTTGAAACAAATTCACCATGAAATGTTTGTTTTTTAGTCCCATGAGAAAACAATTGATGGTTATTATTTGCTTAAT from Triticum aestivum cultivar Chinese Spring chromosome 3B, IWGSC CS RefSeq v2.1, whole genome shotgun sequence includes these protein-coding regions:
- the LOC123069054 gene encoding tRNA (guanine(10)-N2)-methyltransferase homolog — its product is MWYLCVFYHRLLDYRRPEVQSLAELFGGPGAGAAVEWRMPENHHEDSPFHLVRLPGGERVAAQTANRSLLVKGIYELWGQGATYDELEEAIRAYPDERKLPYLTPESSFKIVVDSFGKAVSFEEQNAIIKRFTYIPFEGRVNLKKPDHKFFVLETDDYGPQNGLPPVAQKTVFFGRLVGAADRHVVPTYELKSRKYIGPTAMDCEMAFLMANQGLARPGKLVYDPFVGTGSILVAAAHFGAMTMGADIDIRVVRDGRGPHCNIWSNFEQYKLPEPLCVLRADNNLPPWRPGLKEIFDAIICDPPYGVRAGGRKSGGRKLLKGIIPPYIVPDDKRENHIPSTAPYSLAECVHDLLLLAARMLVIGGRLVFFYPVLRDDDVADVAKFPEHPCFKLVSSCEQILSLRYSRVLLTMVKVEPYTDEVERIGEERHQEFRENHQKWMEEGNLHSAVFSPAEHDGRPKFDKDSKPKYRGKYV